From Chloroflexota bacterium, one genomic window encodes:
- a CDS encoding sulfotransferase family protein, giving the protein MKQFLNKIFRKSDPIIIVSGLPRSGTSMTMKMLEAGGVPPLTDQIREADVDNPKGYYEFERAKKLKDGDTAWLPDAQGKAVKLIGALLVELPPKYDYRVLFMRRNIGEVLASQSKMLERRGEENKVDDGTMAVLFEKHVSQVEDWMRKHPGLNYIDVDYNAMLVDPHPQVEAINKFLGGNLDTEAMLAVVDPNLYRQRK; this is encoded by the coding sequence ATGAAACAATTCCTAAATAAAATCTTTCGCAAATCCGACCCCATCATCATCGTTTCTGGCCTGCCGCGTTCTGGCACCTCGATGACAATGAAAATGCTCGAAGCTGGCGGTGTTCCCCCCCTGACAGATCAAATCCGTGAGGCAGATGTGGACAACCCCAAGGGATACTACGAGTTTGAGCGCGCCAAGAAACTCAAAGATGGGGATACAGCCTGGCTGCCGGATGCGCAGGGCAAAGCCGTGAAGTTGATCGGCGCTTTATTGGTGGAACTACCCCCGAAGTATGACTACCGCGTACTTTTTATGCGCCGCAATATTGGGGAGGTGCTGGCCTCCCAGAGCAAAATGCTCGAACGCCGCGGCGAAGAAAACAAAGTCGATGACGGCACGATGGCGGTCCTCTTCGAGAAACACGTCAGCCAGGTTGAAGATTGGATGAGAAAACACCCCGGTCTGAACTATATCGATGTGGACTACAACGCTATGCTCGTTGACCCGCACCCGCAGGTTGAAGCTATTAACAAATTTTTGGGCGGCAACCTCGATACCGAGGCAATGCTCGCCGTGGTAGACCCAAATCTTTATCGGCAAAGGAAATAA
- a CDS encoding iron transporter FeoB, translating to MTEQTLTKPTPTAAPCETCPVHNAAHLLKLGVDMGDADFVVALAGNPNTGKSTVFNALTGLRQHTGNWPGKTVTRAEGGFEYGNSRYKIVDLPGTYSLLATSLDEEIARDFILFGQPDVSVVVVDATRLERNLNLVLQVMEITNRVVVCLNLMDEVRRHKLTVDDRRLARDLGVPVVPTAARHGQGMDLLLQAIHEVASGATVGKPYRVRYESPALKNAVEQLVTQIEATYPDLPNARWVALRLLDGDEKIAEALQKGELGDLSHGDLAQRAAQMQVIGNQ from the coding sequence ATGACTGAACAAACACTTACCAAACCAACCCCCACCGCCGCGCCTTGCGAAACTTGCCCGGTGCATAACGCGGCACATTTATTGAAATTAGGCGTAGATATGGGGGATGCTGATTTCGTGGTCGCGCTGGCAGGTAACCCAAATACCGGCAAAAGCACGGTTTTCAACGCCCTCACCGGGCTGCGCCAGCACACCGGTAACTGGCCGGGAAAAACGGTTACGCGCGCCGAAGGGGGCTTTGAGTATGGCAATAGCCGATACAAAATTGTCGATCTTCCTGGCACCTATTCGCTCTTGGCGACCAGCCTGGATGAAGAAATTGCGCGTGATTTTATTCTCTTTGGCCAGCCGGATGTTTCGGTGGTGGTGGTGGATGCTACCCGTCTCGAGCGCAACCTGAACCTGGTGCTGCAAGTGATGGAAATTACCAACCGTGTGGTGGTCTGCCTGAATTTGATGGATGAAGTCCGCCGCCATAAACTAACCGTGGACGACCGGCGGCTGGCGCGCGACCTGGGGGTGCCCGTTGTGCCCACAGCAGCCCGCCACGGCCAGGGGATGGATCTGCTCCTGCAGGCCATCCACGAAGTGGCCTCTGGCGCGACGGTGGGCAAACCCTACCGTGTGCGCTACGAATCCCCGGCGCTGAAAAATGCCGTCGAGCAGCTTGTCACACAGATCGAAGCGACATATCCCGACCTGCCTAACGCCCGCTGGGTAGCCTTGCGCCTGCTGGATGGCGATGAGAAAATTGCCGAAGCCCTACAAAAAGGCGAACTCGGCGATCTGAGCCACGGCGATTTGGCCCAGCGAGCGGCGCAAATGCAGGTTATTGGAAATCAGTGA
- a CDS encoding ABC transporter ATP-binding protein: MSNTNPHPLIEIRELTRVYGDGEEIRALDGITLKIQSGEFIAVMGPSGSGKSTLLNMIGALDKPSSGQVFINGQDLAKIRNKDTFRAETVGFVFQLHNLIPTLSARENVEVPMMGQVNLIARRKRSKELLEIVGLDDRMRHLPNQLSGGQRQRVAVARALANKPSLILADEPTGSLDTEAGRALMKLLHEINAAQGTTFIVVTHDPAVARQTNRVIVLEDGKIFREDLIGSPIEEDLKMWRHSGLGRRIVEGDNDGALAGMALSKKSVSAVREILVQAQ, translated from the coding sequence ATGTCAAATACAAACCCCCACCCTCTCATCGAAATCCGCGAACTGACGCGCGTTTACGGCGATGGTGAAGAAATCCGTGCCCTGGATGGGATTACCCTGAAAATTCAAAGCGGCGAGTTCATCGCCGTAATGGGACCGAGCGGCAGCGGCAAAAGCACTCTGCTCAATATGATCGGCGCGCTGGATAAACCCTCCAGCGGGCAAGTATTTATCAACGGGCAAGATTTGGCAAAAATTCGCAACAAAGATACGTTTCGCGCCGAAACCGTGGGGTTTGTATTTCAACTTCACAACCTCATCCCCACCCTGAGCGCGCGCGAAAACGTCGAAGTCCCCATGATGGGGCAGGTAAATCTCATCGCCCGTCGCAAACGCTCCAAAGAACTGCTGGAAATCGTCGGGTTGGATGACCGGATGCGGCATTTGCCCAATCAGCTTTCAGGCGGGCAACGGCAGCGCGTGGCAGTCGCGCGCGCGCTGGCGAATAAGCCCTCACTGATCCTGGCGGATGAGCCCACCGGCAGCCTGGATACCGAAGCCGGGCGCGCCCTGATGAAATTACTGCACGAAATCAACGCTGCGCAGGGAACAACCTTTATCGTCGTTACCCACGATCCGGCCGTAGCACGCCAGACCAACCGTGTCATCGTGCTTGAAGATGGCAAAATTTTCCGTGAAGACCTCATCGGATCACCTATCGAAGAAGACCTGAAAATGTGGCGGCATTCCGGCCTGGGGCGGCGCATCGTGGAAGGCGATAACGATGGCGCACTGGCAGGAATGGCGTTATCGAAAAAGAGCGTTTCCGCTGTGCGCGAGATATTGGTACAAGCACAATAA